Below is a window of Salvelinus sp. IW2-2015 linkage group LG11, ASM291031v2, whole genome shotgun sequence DNA.
ACCATTGATGTGAGGCTAATGCATGTTTTCATGTTCATTTGGATCGGGGGATTTATGCATATCAGTCTAATATCAGTCAGAGTGTTTGAACTTGTAACGTGGCTGCATGGGATTTGTCGGATTATAGTCGGGTGTGGTTTCGTTGTATCCAATGGCAGTGTCTGTGATCAGGTAACGCAACgagctgcttgtggatttgacagctccacctttgacaccgccaaaacaaagCTATGCGTATGTCAATCTGATGTCATCTAGCCCTAGATCATAAAAACACCGTACTGTCTTTCTTGCTCTAACACTTGTCTTTCCTCACTTGCTCAGATTTCTCTGATAGATGTTTTATTGAAGAAAGTTTGTGCTtacaatgactgtgatatgtggttctcTTATCTACCCTATTTGAATGCACTggctggataagagtgtctgctaaataaccaaCATGTAGATGTAAATGCTTTAACAATAGTGKATCTCTGAAAAGATAGGTTCATATTTCAGCTCTCACCAGCCTCAGTCAAGTTGTAAAACCCAGAATTATTTTTCTCTGCAGGCTGTCATTCTGTAAAGTCACAGARGAAGGGTGTGCTGTTCTGGCTTCAGCTCTGTGGTCAAACCCCTCCCACCTGAGAGAGTTGGACCTGAGCTTCAATCACCCAGGAGTCTCAGGCGTGAAGCTTCTCTCTGCTAAACTGGAGGAGGCCCATTGTAATCTCAAGTTAGTGCAGTAAATCTGTGCCAATATTTTCATTTGTATGCATATTTCTCTCCTATTTGAACCACAACATTGAATTCTGACCTTCAGTAATTCCAATGGCAACACTTTACTTGATTccttgtcactcactcactcactctctgttcCTCTGCCACAGTGTGGACCATAATGAAGAGATCTGGATAGAACCACAGCTGCTTAAGAAGTGTATGTATGTTTCTTTGTTTTAACATGTCATCTATTTCGATCAATGTactaaaataacacattcatTATTCCTGTAAATCTAGTGGAGGTAAGACACTTTAGTGATGAGGTAGTTCAGATCCCACCCGTGACTTAAACACACGGACACATTGGGTTGGTCCAGCTTATTTCCCCTCCTCTAACCTCTCTTTTCATCCACAGATGCCTGTGAGCCCACTCTAGACCTAAACACAGTAAGCAGACACCTATCTCTGTCTCAAGGAAACAGACAGGTGACAGGAGTTCGACAGCAGCAGCTGTATCCTGACCACCCCGAGAGATTTGACTGTCCACAGGTGCTGTGTACAGAGGGTCTGAGTGGGCGCCATTACTGGGAGGCAGAGGGGAGTGGGCACTTGACTGTCATAGGAGTGGCATATAAAGGAATCAGCAGAAAAGGAAATGGTCGTGTCTGTAAGCTTGGATCCAATGACAATTCCTGGTGTCTTGCCTGCTCTACGTACCATGACTCTGCCGACTACAATAATGAAACCACTAAAATAACCTCCCCTCCAAAGCTATCTGAGCAAAACAAGAGAGTAGGAGTGTTTTTAGACCATCCTGCTGGAACTGTCTCCTTCTATGAGCTCTCCTCTGACACAATGACCCACCTTTACACTTTTCAGACCACATTCAATGAGCCCCTCTATCCAGCGTTTGGAATCCAGAGTACAAACTCCTCAGTGTCTTTTGGGGTTGCCAGTAATCCTGTAGAGGCTAAGAGGCCATCGGTGGAAGAATTTCAAGAATTGGGTGGTATTTCCTTAATTGGAGGATTTCTTCATAAAGATCTTTTCCATTACAGAAACTGAAGAAGCACAAATGTTTCACTATTGCTAATTTGACACAATGATTGTGGTAGATGTTTCAATCGTAAGGTGACCCTGAAGAAATCACAAAAACATTCACGAGAGGGAAAAAGGTCTGCATTGTGAATTTGAATTTTAGTTTTCTTGCAAGTGAAAAAACAACAGCACTacaggacagagaaagaggataAAAACGTGAAAGTCAACATGTGAAAATGTGTCGATTACAACAAGATTTAAGAGCACGTTAAACCTTACAGCTTTAGGAAAATACCACCTACGGAACATAGTATCTACTGTAGGGCGCAGCTGGATTGAATAGGCGTAAGTTTCAGGTATAAATGACTTAATGCTAGAAGTAGAGGAATATTGTTCAGACATAATTTCCTAATTACAGTATTTACCTTCACCCACTGTTACCGCACGGAGCCACTATCCTCTATGTTCTCTTCTGTTAAAGAATAAGGTTCCTTGTTTGGATATTAAAATATGTCCCATCTAGGCTACTttagctgcgtttacacaggcagcccaattctgatattttgaccaatcagatcattgCCAATAATTGGACAAATGATTAGAATTGGACWGCCTTTGTAAACTTAGCCTAAGGCTCTGTGTTTTAAACTAGCTTAAATATTGTTCGAAATTATGCTCTAATGCTTTATTAAAGCTGTTCTTAAACATATCATTTTGTAAAACTTGATTTGCTTAGTATTCCTATTGTTTCCCCAGATATCCTGCATAGTATCAGGTAGAGATACAGGTAAATGCCGAAATAAAGGGAACACCAACATACAccaacagcttcaatgcaccttggcatagattctactggaactctattggagggatgagacaccattcttccacaagaaattccatcatttgatgttttgttgatggtggtggaaaacactgtctcaaggCCCCGCtctagaatctcccataagtgttcaattgggttgagatctggtgactaaaAAAGCCATGGCAATGGTTTAAATAAttgtcatgctcatcaaaccagtCAGTGACaactcatgccctgtggatgggagcattgtcattcaatgggggcatagccatggtagccaaaacaaTGGCcggcccagcatttttatacatttttatacatATACATATKtatttgcttaattaactcaggaaccacacctgtatggaagcacctgctttcaatatactttgtataccacattttcttaattgttttcattattttggcagttacagcTATGTTTCCACAATCCCAATATAACTTCTCAGTCYTTCACATTATAGACCTTTGGCTCCWTCTGCTGGCTTCTGGAAAATAAAGCATTGCCAAAACAATTGTGTCACTTTTTATCTACAAATGGCTTTtcacaattaattaattaattaatgagaAGGTTTCCTGTCTATTGGTCACATCCTCCATGGCCCTGTTCACACTCAGGTCTGCACAACTGATATACAATGCATTTKACACAATGGTTGTCATACAACTGATATTTTCTGCACACAAATGTTTACACAATCATTGTGCAGTGTCTCCACAATGCTTGTGTAATTAATGTTGTGCAGAAAGAAATTGTGGCAAGTGAGTTGTTcatcagttgtacaacttgagtgtgcatagggTCAATGGCTTCAGAAGTGTTTGTTGTCAGACAGATAGGTCTATCATTCCAGCCAGCCAGGGYGGGACGAAGAGTCCGAGGGTCCCCAGGAGACACACCAAGATGAACAACCACAGAAAGATCCGGTCTAGGACCATAGCCACGTACTTCCACTCCTGCTTTACCTGAATAATGACAGAAATCCGTTTTTAGTTACTTCATACACAAAATTAATCACTGTTGAAATATTGAAATTGATAGAATTTGTGTTCCTACGGTTCACGTTGTTCACCATTGATGCAGTATGCAGCATTGTGCTCTGAAATATATGGCATTGTGCGCCAAATGCCAAGTCCCGTATCCACTGGCATTCCTAACTGTAAAGCCGATTGAGTTTTGTGTCATGTACCTTTTTTGATGTCTTTGAAATAATTATGCGTAGAAATAAACAATATGTATCTTCAGCATAGAAATTGCTAAAACTGAGGGTGCCCTGACGCACCATATTCTCTATTTTCAGTGTGCAAATACTGTAGATAAACTGAAGGGGTCTGGGTCTGTGCTCATAGATCTGCCTCCTCAGTTTACATGTTAATGATGAGACCTTTGCTTACAGAGAAGTCGATATCCTCCGAACGGAGGTGGTCTGCGATGTACTGCACACCTTCCATGGCCATCTTCATGGACGGGGATAAGACGAGGAGCCGCTGGTCCTTGGTCATTGCTTTGGCTTCCTTGGCCAGGCCTGAGTGATACTTGCAGGCAGCTGAGCAgctctgcttcctctcctccatcagggACGGGTGCTGTGAGAGAGGCCGCTGCCTGCCGTTACCCATGGAGGAGACCTCCTCATGCAGGCAGCAGTACTGGATGCTGCGCGAGCGACAGCGGACGCTGGTCTGGGGCTGCTCCCTCTCACCCAGGCCGTACTGTAAGCTGAGGGAGCGCATCTTGGGCCTGGCCGCGTGGTGCTTGTCCCTGGGCggaaagagagggtggaggaacAGAGGATCCCAGCCTGGCTGGGACGAGGTGGTCGGCTCCTCCGGGAGGATGGAGTACTGGCTGGAGGACCTGTCCAggggctgctgctgttgctggggAAGCTTGGGGGGCAGGGAACCCTCCACAGGTCGGcccatggagagagaaggggagcgggCCAGGATCTCCTGGACCTCCAGGGGGGAGGTGGGTGGGAAGCTGGCCTCCAGCTCAGCCTCCAGCTCACCCCATAGCGTGGCCCTCTTTTGCATGGCCTCCGCCAGCCTCTTGCTGTTGTCCTTGACCACGGCAGGCCGCCGGATGAACAGGAAGCCGGGGACGATGTCCAGGAAGACGCGGCGCACCCAGCGGGGCATGGTGTCCGTGCGCGGCGAGCGGTGGTGCACGTTGAGCACGAAGATGGTGATGCTGATGGAAAGGGTGACGAAGATCATGGTGAAGAGGAGGTACTCCCCGATGAGAGAGATGACCAGCGAGGTGGATGGGATGATCTCGGTAATAAGCAAGAggaagacagtgagagacagcaacacagagatacacagggTGATCTTCTCTCCACAGTCAGAGGGCAGATAGAACACCAGGACAGTCAAACAGGAGATCAGCAGACAGGGCACTATCAGATTAATGGTGTAGAACAGCGGTAGCCTCCGGATGATGAAGGAATAGGTGATGTCAGAGTAGACCTCGTGGCAGCACTCGTACTTCTTGATGTTGTAGTTGCCCACGGCGTCCACCAGCACCCACTCGCCGCTTTCCCAGTAGTCCATCTGATCCACATTGCCCGCCATGCTGATTAGGTCGATCTTGGTGCGGTCATAGGTCCACGAGCCAAACTTCATGGTGCAGTTCTGCTGGTCGAAAGGGAAGAAGGTGACGTCGATGCTGCAGGAGGACTTGTAGATGGCCGGGGGAACCCACTTGATGCGTCCGTCGTGGAACAGGTGGGCCTTGGTCAGGTGGGTCACAGAGAAATCACCATCTGCACTAGAGATAAGAAGGGATGACAGAGCTAGATTGTATGTTAAGGAATGGCCTGACACATTAGACAATAAAGATAAATTGCCCGTCCACTCTCATTGTTTTTTGGTCATCAATGGTAGAAAAGAGTGGCTGTGGCTATATATACAAACATAAAGTGTGTATTGCAGCATGTCCTAGTGAAGTCGAATTGCAGTGGGGTCGCCACATAAAACAATAGATTTTATTTAGATATACCAGGGGTACGACACTTAGACtcacagtggcgtgtattcatggatgccaagtgAAGCCAGGCTTCACTCAAAAATtgacattgaaaaaaaaaaagatacaaaataatatatttattatYTTTcgtttctctgtgtttcatacatttccttcaattcgcaagMGGCTGAAtatatctcacaggagaaagcatYCAAGCGAATGAAACAgcgctcctctgtctctgtatttgtAGCCCATCtatgtctggtcaaaaagagtatgacactgTTGCCGCCAGTAGCATAGATTGCAAGGGAAGCCACTTGGCCTCACTTGAATTTGTTTTATTATAAATAGCCAATCAGCRttgagctaaactgagtgagctcaggtGTGAATGGTCCTTCTATCTTTTAGTCACTGTagtagactaagcataggtgattagatgatgttgacaTGRtgctggaatagtggaggcagggcttgttttctttgcaagttgtggtaactctccgtggttctaatcAATTTTGTTTAGTAGTtcaaaaatgtcagaaacattaacttacaTGAACATGCTAttgtcatgtaactgtttgttttgtggaCTWCACCAGACAGATGtttctctctggttttgtgatgaaacaaaggtgtggttgaattaattctgccactgtgtcttcttattgtctcggccttaggtcTTACATCACGGTCGCAAGGCGTATGAATTAACAGGWTATAGAACAAAYaatgcaattatcacaacacatgttGTAATCTGGAAYTTTTCTTGCTTGGCTtctccagtgattttacccacgcaaaGCTACTGTTGACTGGCACCGTTGATTGGGCAGGATGATCTTAGAGTGGACTGGGTCAATCAGGTCACTAGGCATTATTCTATTTCGAAATAAATCTACTGAAATCTACTGTGGTATTGCCGTATTATGTTTCCATGACTATGTTGGTGTAATAGTAAAATCTAYATGTATCTATCATCTAAGATCATAAGAGTTGGTATAAGAAAATATGAACTTTGAACTGTAAAATGGTTTGGTCCATTTCCTGTGAACTTGTTGCATTGCCCATTTTACTTCCTCTTTCCTTATGCTCCTGTGAGAGGttttcactagttaccacagtcacaaagtcaaaattgtaataaatcacgaaaacaaaaatgtgttatttgGTCTTAATTAAGGTTATGTTTAGGCGTaagattagcagtgtggttaaggttaaggtaaaAAATCAGATTTTGGGGAAATAGGTGGGATTTATGACTTggtgtggtaactagtgatgacctTGTGAAAAGGTATGTGTTGTTTCTGCTCTGCTAATTCTGTCATTTTAAGCAGCTAATTATGTCATTAAAAGAGTGACAATATCATTACATKTYCAGTAAAATACGTGAAATGTGTTGCCTGTAAATGTTATTCTTACATTTTAGTCTGAATTTTGTTTGTTTAGAATTTTCTCTTCGTACACAGTCATAACGGAATGTACACCGAGCACGAGCTGCTAgctctctgtgttgtttttagCATTCTATGCTAGCTATACAGCCCAGCATGTTAGCGTTGTGGCTATGCTGTTATTGCTTTTGGTCAAATGAAATGAGTATTGATATTCTCTATGGGCACTGAGTTATATTGTTTTCGCCGAGTTATAAACAAAACGTTTTGAGCGATGTAAGTAAAAAAAACAGACCCGGAAGTGTTTTTGGTTGTAGAGTTGTGTTTAGTTGTTTAAGGTTCCAAACAGATGTAATTTTCTTAACCAATCTAGTGACTAAATGATACTATAGGTTTCAAATATCATTCTAGCTAGTCTTGGCTATTAGCCTGGGAGAAGTTACAGGAGATTGATGGTGGGACGAAAGTAACACAATGTAAACTGATGACCTAGAATGAAATCAAATAAAACCACTAAGCACAGGCCATTGTTTCCTCTAGTTCATATTGCTGTTAGCAAAATATCAACAAGTGACTGAATGTTTGAAAATTATATATGACATCATTAGAATTATGCCTTAATCAATTGACTTGATGGATCAGCTTCCCACATAAGCTTTTATTGACAGGTTAGTGGTTAAAAATatgtactgagtgtacaaaacattaagaacagctgctctttccatgacatcgactgaccaggtgaatccaggtgaaagctatgatcccttattgatgtcacctgttaaatccacttatatcagtgtagatgaaggggaggagacaagttaaagaaggatttttaagccttgaaataattgagacatggattgcgtatgtgtaccattcagagggtgaatgggcaaggcaaaagatttaagtgcctttgaacggggtatggtagtaggtgccaggcgcaacggtttgtgtcaagaactgcaatgctgctgcgTTTTTCCGTTTCAACACTTTTTTACTGTTTCTATCTAGAATGGtacaacacccaaaggacatccagccaacttgatacaattgtggaaagcattggagtcaacatgggccagcatccctgtggagcgctttcgacaccttgtagagtccatgccccgacaaattgatgatgggggtgcaactcaatattagaaaggtgttcttaataatgttttgtatactcaatgtATATCTTTATAATTTTGTCAAGCCATGGAAATGTGATAAGCATGATGATTTTGCTGTTTATGAAGAGAATGAAGAAGTTTATTCTATCAAGACACGAGGAGTGTGCATGACAAGGACAGCTGGAGCACCAGATTGGTAGGGCTAAGCATGAATAGTCATTGAAAATGGTGAAAAACATTACTACATTCCAATTAAAGTAAAATGAGAAAATTATGGTTACCCCCTGccggcaggtacaaaagtaacgtTGCGGTAGTTCTGTTCTCGGtctatttattttgaattcaattaCAATAGAAATGAAATTACAGTTGATAATGGTAGAGgacatacattgccttcagaatctattgagaccccttgactttttccacattttgttaggttaMAGCCTTATTCTAagattgattaaatagtttttttcctcattaatctacacaccataatccccataatgacaaagcaaaaacaagtattcaaaccctttactcagtacttcgttgaagcacctttggcagtgattacatacttgagtcttcttgggtatgacgctgcaagcttggcacacctgtatttggggagtttttcccattctgctctgcagatcctctcaagctgacaggttggatggggagcgttgctattttcaggtctctccagagatgttcgatcgggttcaagtctaggctctggctgggccactcaaggacattcagacacttgtcccttGAAGcctctcctgtgttgtcttggctgtgtgcttagggtcgtagtcctgttggaaagtcacccttcgccccagtctgaggtccttaacgctctggagcaggttttcatcaaggatctctctgtactttgctccactcatctttccctcgatcctgactattctcccagtccctgttgctgaaagatattcccacagcattatgctgccaccaccatgctttacggtagggatggtgccaggtttcctccagacatgatgcttggaattcaggccaaagagttcaatcttggtttcatcagaccagagaatcttgtttctcatggtctgagagtcctttaggtgccttttgtcaaactccaagcgggatgtcatgtgccttttactgaggagtggcttccatctgttgcagaaatggttgtccttctgtaaggttcccccatctccacagaagaactctagagctctgctagagtgaccatcaggttattggtcaccaccctgaccaaggcccttctcccccgattgctcagtttggcacaggtggactccaatcaagttgtagaaacatctcaaggatgatcaatggaaacaggatgcacatgagctcatttttgagtctcatagcaaagggtctgaatacttctgtaaataaggttttcctgttttttattttaatacatttgcagaaaaataaattaacctgttttcgctttgtcattatcgggtattgtgtgtagattgctgaatcatttgttttatttaatcaattttagattaagtctgtaatgtaacaaaatgttgaaaaagtcaagggtcctgaatactttccgaaggcactgtatataagttGTTTGACATAACATATTGTGTCTGTAGCTCTATTGATCTGAGTAATTAGGGAAAAAAGAAAAGTGTTCCTTTCGTCTCAGTTCTCCCTTACTATTCATCAGGCGTGGACGCAGTTTAGACACATGAAACTAGTGCCTGTTATTTCTATATATATAAAACTAAAATCCATCCAGACAGAAGTCAATCCTGTActctacacacaacacagaagGGAACTATTAAACCACTTTTAAAGGTAAGGAATCATGTAAGTCATTTCCTAATATGGGTGAACATTTAAGACATGTTTCAAAGTATATACTTAGCATGCATACTTAGCATTAAAATGTTACATACTTGTTGTAAAGAACTATATCTGGTCTCCAGATTAGCTGGGATGGGATGTGCATGGAGGTGACATTCTCATATTCCTTTGGATTCCAGCAGAGCTTGTAGTCATTCCACTCCTGCAGGAAACAGACCAATAGAAACTCAGTGTGACCAAATAACACTACAAATACAATAGATCATTCAGACACAGAAACGTTGTGTCATTTTGATTGGACTCACTTGTTTCACCCAGACATTGGTGATCATCATTTGATTTTTCTCATCCTGATTTTGAGAAAAGACAAACAGTATAAAGGTAGTTGATGATGGTATGCACCTACTCATTGTAGTATCTGCATAGACAGGCTGGGATTCAGTGAACCCTGTGTGTGTTAGTTCTGACCATGCACTCAAACAGTACAGTCCAGAACCACTGTTTGATTTGATCTCAAGAAAAAGAACTACTGTGTAAATGCAGAAATGCAGATTTGACTGAATCGGATCATTAGAATTCTCCAAACAATAATTTGTAAATTAAAATCAAAATTTTTGGCACTCAGGCGTACGCATTGCTTTGAAGGTATTAAAGTTCTATTTCATCCTCACCACATCAATGAGCTGGGCAATGGACAACCCAAAGTGCACATGCACCACATCAGAGACATTGGCCACAGGGCGTGC
It encodes the following:
- the LOC111970491 gene encoding neuronal acetylcholine receptor subunit alpha-4-like, producing the protein MSSVKCYPLVGILMSLLPFQVCSHPRVRAQAEDRLLRTLFSHYNKLARPVANVSDVVHVHFGLSIAQLIDVDEKNQMMITNVWVKQEWNDYKLCWNPKEYENVTSMHIPSQLIWRPDIVLYNNADGDFSVTHLTKAHLFHDGRIKWVPPAIYKSSCSIDVTFFPFDQQNCTMKFGSWTYDRTKIDLISMAGNVDQMDYWESGEWVLVDAVGNYNIKKYECCHEVYSDITYSFIIRRLPLFYTINLIVPCLLISCLTVLVFYLPSDCGEKITLCISVLLSLTVFLLLITEIIPSTSLVISLIGEYLLFTMIFVTLSISITIFVLNVHHRSPRTDTMPRWVRRVFLDIVPGFLFIRRPAVVKDNSKRLAEAMQKRATLWGELEAELEASFPPTSPLEVQEILARSPSLSMGRPVEGSLPPKLPQQQQQPLDRSSSQYSILPEEPTTSSQPGWDPLFLHPLFPPRDKHHAARPKMRSLSLQYGLGEREQPQTSVRCRSRSIQYCCLHEEVSSMGNGRQRPLSQHPSLMEERKQSCSAACKYHSGLAKEAKAMTKDQRLLVLSPSMKMAMEGVQYIADHLRSEDIDFSVKQEWKYVAMVLDRIFLWLFILVCLLGTLGLFVPPWLAGMIDLSV